One Planctomycetia bacterium genomic window, AAGCCTGCGGCGAACTCCTCCATCAATTCACCGCCACCGAATGCCGTAACTACCTCCGCCACTGCGGCTACCGCTATACTTAGCCTTGATGCGCTCTAGCCAACAAGCATACGGGTATTTCTCCACATAGCGGCGCTCGATGTCGCCACCCAACGATTTGACAACTTTCGACAGCACAATGCCCGACCAATGCATCACTCGACTTGTTGCCGATTCCTTGCGCCACAAGTGCTGTCGCGATTTTTGGTATCTGGCGATGTTGGCCGGATCAGTAAGAAAGGTCGCTTCCATCGTCGTTTTTGACGACTTAGTTTCGCTTGCCCCCACCACGCTCGCTTGCTGCTTGGTCACGTAGTATCGCTCCACAAAGGTAAACTCGTGGAACAATGCAACCAATTCCGGCTGATTCAAGAGAAGCTTTAGATCGACGAGCAACTCGAAAAGACATCGCTGCCCGGCGGCCACGGCTTGGAAGTGTGCTGCATTGTCTAGCGCTGCGAGCGTATCGGTCCACAATGCTACACGTTCAAGAAGCAGTAGAACCGCGAGTTCAAGCCCCTCTTCAAATGGCGGACGAAAACTCGTTGCGACAAATGGGCATAGTTTCTTGCGTGCGAAATCACGCAGCGCAAGCGTCTCACGAAATAGAAGTCCGACCCGTTGCGTCGATTGCATTTGTTCGAACTTCGAGAATACTTCTTCCGGGTCGAAATCCATAACGCCTCCCAATGTCCTGGACGCCAGTCATGTGAAGAGGTTCACGGCTGATGGCCTAAGTTAAGTCCCTAGCGGTGACTGTTTGGTAGACTATGCCTTGTTGAGTTGCAATCGAGCTAGCGATTCAAGTCCAATCGTGAGTTCCGTCATTCCTAAGACCGCAATAAAAACGCCCCTCGCAAAGCGAGGGGCGTTCAGTTTTATCTATCAACACGCATCCAGCAAAACCTAATTCGCCGGCTGCGCCATTTCGCGCACCGCCGCTTTGTGGCTCAGTTTCACCCGGTCTTGTTCGTCGACCAGGATGACTTTCACCGGCAAGATGTCGCCCACGCGGCAGAATTCGCCGACGCTGCTGACGTAGTCTTCCGAGAGTTCGCTGATGTGGCAGAGGCCGTCTTTGCCGGGGACGATCTCGATGAACGCGCCGAAGTCCTTGATGCTCGTCACGCGTCCTTTGTAGATCTTGCCGACTTGCACGCTGGCCGTCATCGCCTCGATCCGCTCGAGCGCCGCTTGAGCGCCGCTGGCGTCGCTGCTGGCCACGGTCACCGTGCCGTCGTCCTCGACTTCAATCACCGCGCCGGTCATTTCCTGAATGGCGCGGATCGTCTTGCCGCCCGGGCCGATCAGCAAGCCGATCTTGTCCGGGTGAATCTTCGTGCGCAGCAGGCGCGGGGCCCACGGCGAGATTTCCTCTTTCGGCCGGGCAATCGTCGTCAACATCTTGCGGAGGATTTCGATCCGGGCTTCCCGCGATTGCGCGAGCGTGCCGCGGATGATTTCGGCGCTGATGCCGTTGATCTTCAGGTCGAGCTGGATGCCCGTGATGCCGTTTTGCGTGCCGGCGATCTTGAAATCCATGTCGCCGTAATGATCTTCGTCGCCGATGATGTCGGTCAGCAACGTCCACTTGGAGTCGCTTTCCTTGACCAGGCCGACGGAGATGCCCGCCACCGGATTGCTGATCGGCACGCCAGCCGCCATCAGGCCGAGCGTGGCGCCGCAGACCGAGGCCATCGAGCTGGAACCGTTCGATTCCATGATGTCGGAGATCACGCGGATCGTGTACGGGAACTCATCCGGATCCGGCAACACCGGCTTCACGCTGCGCTCGGCGAGCGCCCCGTGGCCGATCTCGCGACGACCCGGGCCGCGAATCGGGCGGACTTCGCCGACCGAGTACGACGGGAAGTAGTAATCGAGCATGAACTTCTTCGAGTATTCCTCGATCAGCCCGTCGACGCGTTGCTCGTCGCGATTCGTGCCGAGCACGACCGTGATGAGGGCCTGCGTCTCACCGCGCTGGAACATGGCGGAGCCATGCACGCGGGGCAGCAGATCGACCGCGCACTCGATGGCGCGGAGCGATTTGTTGTCGCGGCCGTCCGCGCGCGTCCCGCCCAGGATCAAGTCGCGAATGACCTGCTCTACCAGCTTGCTCCAAGCGCGGGAGCAGGCTTCCGGGCACAGGGCGTCGGCCGCCGCGGCGTCGGGGATCAACTCCGCCATCGCCTTTTGCTTGAGCGCGGACACCGCATCGGCCCGGGCTTGCTTGCCCTGGGTTTGCTTGGCGCCCTTGAGTTCATCGTAGAACCGGCCGCGGACGCGATCGTACACGCCGTCCGGCGCGGGGATGACGTACTGTTTCTTTTCGACGTTCGCCTTGGCGATCAACTCTTCCTGCAAGTCGCAGATCGAGCGGATGTGGCGATGCGCTTCTTCGAGTGCTTCGAGCATCCGGTCTTCCGGCATCTCGCGGGCGAAACCTTCGATCATCAGGATCGCATCGCGACTGCCCGAGACGATCAGGTCGAGGTCGCTCTCTTCCAACTGGTCCTGCGTCGGGAAAACCACGAATTGCCCGTTGATGTGTCCCAAGCGGACGGCGGCGAGCGGGCCTTCGAACGGCATCGGCGACAAGCCC contains:
- the pnp gene encoding polyribonucleotide nucleotidyltransferase, with the translated sequence MTLRVRVEKQIGDNILSIETGYFAKQAAGSCLVQYGETVVICASATGPARPGIDFFPLTCDYRERAAAAGKFPGGFLKREGRPTMKETLTSRLIDRPIRPLFPEWFHDEVQVQANVLSSDRQNDPDVLAMIGAAACLGLSPMPFEGPLAAVRLGHINGQFVVFPTQDQLEESDLDLIVSGSRDAILMIEGFAREMPEDRMLEALEEAHRHIRSICDLQEELIAKANVEKKQYVIPAPDGVYDRVRGRFYDELKGAKQTQGKQARADAVSALKQKAMAELIPDAAAADALCPEACSRAWSKLVEQVIRDLILGGTRADGRDNKSLRAIECAVDLLPRVHGSAMFQRGETQALITVVLGTNRDEQRVDGLIEEYSKKFMLDYYFPSYSVGEVRPIRGPGRREIGHGALAERSVKPVLPDPDEFPYTIRVISDIMESNGSSSMASVCGATLGLMAAGVPISNPVAGISVGLVKESDSKWTLLTDIIGDEDHYGDMDFKIAGTQNGITGIQLDLKINGISAEIIRGTLAQSREARIEILRKMLTTIARPKEEISPWAPRLLRTKIHPDKIGLLIGPGGKTIRAIQEMTGAVIEVEDDGTVTVASSDASGAQAALERIEAMTASVQVGKIYKGRVTSIKDFGAFIEIVPGKDGLCHISELSEDYVSSVGEFCRVGDILPVKVILVDEQDRVKLSHKAAVREMAQPAN